The following coding sequences lie in one Arachis ipaensis cultivar K30076 chromosome B03, Araip1.1, whole genome shotgun sequence genomic window:
- the LOC107634749 gene encoding gamma-soluble NSF attachment protein has product MAGSDPHKMIAQADNLTTLSSTRWTADWSSATSLYEQAANRFRVAKDYERSKAAYEKASKGQEMLASPWDAAKHMESAANMAKELRNWREVVSFSRRASELYIECGRPQPASDALAKGARALEEIMPEEAIQLYTDAITILEEDGGGQMTFDLYRSATAVYIKLEKYSDAAPLQLKLGLAASKCNATNSQCKAYLSAIIIYLYTNDYKQAEMCYNDCSQIDAFCKSDQNRCASNLLAAYSDGDIEEIKRIAQSSSISNLDHSMIRLARKLPTGDVSALKGNTARQEDQPLDENDLT; this is encoded by the exons ATGGCTGGCTCTGATCCCCACAAAATGATAGCCCAAGCTGATAACTT AACAACCCTCAGTAGCACAAGGTGGACTGCAGATTGGAGTAGTGCTACTTCCCTTTATGAACAGGCTG CTAATCGATTTAGAGTTGCCAAGGACTATGAGAGATCAAAAGCAGCATATGAGAAAGCTTCCAAGGGACAAGAGATGCTTGCTTC CCCTTGGGATGCAGCTAAGCACATGGAATCAGCTGCTAATATGGCAAAGGAACTCAGAAACTGGAGAGAAGTTGTGAGCTTCTCTCGAAGGGCGTCGGAATTGTACATTGAGTGTGGGAGGCCACAACCTGCATCAGATGCTCTTGCAAAGGGTGCCCG TGCTTTGGAAGAAATCATGCCTGAAGAAGCTATTCAGCTATATACTGATGCCATTACAATTCTTGAGGAAGATGGAGGAGGACAAATGACCTTTGATCTGTATCGTTCTGCTACTGCTGTTTATATAAAACTTGAGAA GTATTCGGACGCTGCGCCTCTCCAATTGAAGTTGGGCTTAGCAGCTTCCAAGTGTAATGCTACCAATAGCCAGTGCAAG GCATATCTCAGTGCAATTATTATCTACCTTTATACTAATGACTACAAGCAAGCAGAGATGTGTTATAATGACTGCTCTCA GATTGATGCTTTTTGCAAAAGTGACCAGAATCGCTGTGCTAGCAATCTCCTTGCTGCATACTCAGATGGAGACATTGAAGAAATCAAGCGTATCGCCCAATCAAGCAGCATTTCAAATCTTGACCACTCG ATGATTAGGCTAGCAAGGAAACTGCCAACAGGAGATGTGAGTGCATTGAAGGGTAACACTGCCAGACAAGAAGACCAGCCTTTGGATGAAAATGACCTCACTTAA